One genomic window of Hymenobacter sp. J193 includes the following:
- a CDS encoding LytTR family DNA-binding domain-containing protein: MLRCLLVDDEPLALRLLASYVERVPFMELVGTCRSALEALEVLQREPVDVLFLDVQMPDLTGVEFVRTLRPNALVVFTTAYEQYAVEGFDLDAVDYLVKPIAFDRFLKAAQKAQGRLAPTAEAAPPPAPAPVRPADDFIFVKADYHTQRINLRDIRYLEGLKDYVKIHLAGATKPLLTLNSLRAFEERLPSQEFVRVHRSFIVALGWIDSIRTNRIYLGEAVIPVGDAYTEAFHQRIEQRNMH; the protein is encoded by the coding sequence ATGCTCCGCTGCCTCTTAGTTGACGATGAACCCCTGGCCCTGCGCCTGCTGGCCAGCTACGTGGAGCGCGTGCCGTTTATGGAGCTCGTGGGCACCTGCCGCAGCGCCCTCGAAGCCCTGGAAGTGCTCCAGCGCGAGCCGGTGGATGTGCTGTTTCTGGACGTGCAGATGCCCGACCTCACGGGCGTGGAGTTTGTGCGCACCCTGCGGCCCAACGCGCTGGTGGTCTTCACCACGGCCTACGAGCAGTACGCCGTGGAAGGCTTCGACCTGGATGCCGTGGACTACCTCGTGAAGCCCATTGCCTTCGACCGGTTCCTGAAAGCCGCCCAGAAAGCGCAGGGGCGCCTGGCCCCCACTGCCGAAGCGGCTCCACCGCCCGCGCCGGCCCCGGTCCGCCCAGCCGACGACTTTATCTTCGTGAAGGCCGACTACCACACCCAGCGCATCAACCTGCGCGACATCCGCTACCTCGAAGGCCTGAAGGACTACGTGAAGATTCACCTGGCCGGGGCCACCAAGCCCCTGCTCACGCTTAACTCCCTGCGTGCTTTCGAGGAGCGGCTGCCGTCCCAGGAGTTTGTGCGCGTGCACCGCTCCTTCATCGTGGCCCTGGGCTGGATTGATTCCATCCGCACCAACCGCATCTACCTGGGCGAGGCCGTCATTCCCGTCGGCGACGCTTATACGGAGGCCTTCCACCAGCGCATCGAGCAGCGGAATATGCATTAG
- a CDS encoding 3-deoxy-D-manno-octulosonic acid transferase, with the protein MVALYSIALHLYALLLRLVAPFVPKAAQWLAGRQELLPRIQAALRAEKAPLAWFHCASLGEFEQGRPLMEAYASRHPGHKLVLTFFSPSGYEVRKNWPGADYVFYLPLDTAENARLFLDAVRPRLAVFVKYEFWYHFLHELRERQIPAICVSAIFRPEQTFFQPWGGFFRRILGSFTHIFTQNAASVELLRSVGITQASVAGDTRFDTVVRTASAPPRALPLVDAFTDDWAPVFIIGSSWPEDLPALRPLLAQYQEQLRFIVAPHEISETNLRLVEEALPGRVVRYSQATEATVAEARVLLMDNVGLLSQLYRFGHFAYIGGAFGKGLHNTLEAAAFGLPLFFGPTYHKFQEAQDLVELGVAFPINTAQELLTAFAPLFRSEEARLKVQDLSLDYVHDHSGATNKIMHWLAER; encoded by the coding sequence TTGGTTGCACTATATTCCATAGCCCTGCATTTGTATGCGCTGCTGCTGCGGCTGGTGGCTCCGTTTGTGCCCAAGGCAGCCCAGTGGCTGGCGGGCCGGCAGGAGCTGCTGCCGCGCATTCAGGCGGCGCTGCGGGCGGAGAAGGCGCCGCTGGCGTGGTTTCACTGCGCCTCGCTGGGTGAGTTTGAGCAGGGCCGCCCGCTCATGGAGGCCTACGCCAGTCGCCACCCCGGCCACAAGCTGGTGCTTACGTTCTTCTCGCCCTCGGGCTATGAGGTGCGCAAAAACTGGCCCGGCGCCGATTACGTGTTTTACCTGCCCCTCGACACGGCCGAAAACGCCCGTCTGTTTCTGGACGCGGTGCGGCCCCGACTGGCGGTGTTCGTGAAGTACGAGTTCTGGTACCACTTCCTGCACGAGCTGCGCGAGCGGCAGATTCCGGCCATCTGCGTGTCGGCCATTTTCCGGCCCGAGCAAACGTTCTTCCAGCCCTGGGGAGGATTTTTCCGGCGCATCCTGGGTTCCTTCACGCATATATTCACCCAGAATGCGGCTTCCGTGGAGCTGCTGCGCAGTGTGGGCATCACCCAGGCCAGCGTGGCCGGCGACACGCGCTTTGATACGGTGGTGCGCACAGCCTCAGCCCCGCCCCGCGCCCTGCCGCTGGTAGATGCCTTCACCGACGACTGGGCGCCAGTGTTTATCATCGGCAGCAGCTGGCCCGAGGATCTGCCGGCGCTCCGGCCCCTGCTGGCGCAGTACCAGGAGCAGCTGCGGTTTATCGTGGCCCCGCACGAAATCAGCGAAACCAACCTGCGGCTGGTGGAAGAAGCTCTGCCGGGCCGGGTGGTGCGCTATTCCCAGGCCACCGAAGCCACCGTGGCCGAAGCCCGCGTGCTGCTGATGGACAACGTAGGACTGCTCAGCCAGCTGTACCGGTTCGGGCACTTTGCCTACATCGGCGGGGCGTTTGGCAAGGGGCTGCACAATACGCTGGAAGCCGCCGCGTTTGGGCTGCCGCTGTTTTTCGGTCCTACGTACCACAAGTTTCAGGAGGCACAGGACCTGGTGGAGCTGGGTGTCGCGTTTCCCATCAACACGGCCCAGGAACTGCTTACGGCCTTCGCACCTTTGTTCCGCAGCGAAGAAGCCCGCCTGAAGGTGCAGGACCTCAGCCTCGACTACGTGCACGACCACAGCGGCGCCACCAACAAAATCATGCACTGGCTGGCGGAAAGGTGA
- a CDS encoding sigma 54-interacting transcriptional regulator has protein sequence MNHDTIRTLGALKQSGYQPRSVKQELRDNLIHKLRSKEDVFPGIFGYEETVIPELQRAILAGHHINLLGLRGQAKTRIARLLVGLLDEYVPVVEGSELNDDPLQPLSVFAKNLIAEKGDDTPISWLHRADRYTEKLATPDVSVADLIGDADPIKAATLKLPYSDERVIHFGLIPRAHRGIFVINELPDLQARIQVSLFNILQEGDIQIRGFKVRLPLDIQFVFTANPEDYTNRGSIVTPLKDRIDAQIITHYPKTLEIGKRITKQEARIREEQRGLVTTNEVVHDLVEQIAIEARSSEYVDAKSGVSARLTISAYEQVIAGAERRALINGETKTYVRVGDFISAVPAVTGKVELVYEGEQEGAGIVAEKLMGKAIRTQFLQYFPDPEKAKKQKDKPNPYKPVQDWFGSRTIDLLHDASDEEYQKVMGVVPGLRELVQQSVPAELTQENTAFWMEFALHGMAEMSLISRNRLAAGAQFKDLLSSMFTMPNFGGDDDDDDEDYQSSKKRKRK, from the coding sequence ATGAACCACGACACTATCCGCACCCTGGGTGCCCTGAAGCAGTCCGGCTACCAGCCTCGTAGCGTGAAGCAGGAGCTGCGCGACAACCTTATTCACAAACTCCGCTCGAAAGAAGATGTGTTTCCCGGCATCTTCGGCTACGAAGAAACCGTGATTCCGGAGCTGCAGCGCGCCATCCTGGCCGGGCACCACATCAACCTGCTGGGCTTGCGCGGGCAGGCTAAAACCCGCATTGCCCGCTTGCTGGTGGGTTTGCTCGATGAGTACGTACCGGTAGTAGAAGGCTCCGAGCTCAACGACGACCCCCTGCAGCCGCTATCGGTGTTTGCCAAGAACCTGATTGCGGAGAAGGGCGACGATACGCCCATCAGCTGGCTGCACCGCGCCGACCGCTACACCGAGAAGCTGGCCACGCCCGACGTATCGGTGGCCGACCTCATCGGCGACGCCGACCCCATCAAAGCCGCTACGCTCAAGCTGCCGTACTCCGACGAGCGGGTGATTCACTTCGGTTTGATTCCGCGCGCGCACCGCGGCATTTTCGTCATCAACGAGCTGCCCGACCTGCAGGCCCGCATTCAGGTGTCCTTGTTCAACATTCTGCAGGAAGGCGACATTCAGATCCGGGGCTTTAAGGTGCGGCTGCCGCTGGATATCCAGTTCGTGTTCACGGCCAACCCCGAGGACTACACCAACCGCGGCTCCATCGTGACCCCGCTCAAGGACCGCATCGACGCCCAGATCATTACCCACTACCCCAAGACCCTCGAAATCGGGAAGCGCATCACCAAGCAGGAAGCCCGCATCCGGGAGGAGCAGCGTGGCTTGGTGACCACCAACGAAGTGGTGCACGACTTGGTGGAGCAGATTGCCATTGAGGCCCGCTCCTCGGAGTACGTGGATGCCAAGTCGGGCGTGTCGGCCCGCCTCACCATCTCGGCCTACGAGCAGGTAATAGCCGGGGCCGAGCGCCGCGCCCTCATCAACGGCGAAACCAAAACCTACGTGCGCGTGGGCGACTTTATCTCGGCGGTGCCGGCCGTAACGGGCAAGGTGGAGCTGGTGTATGAGGGTGAGCAGGAGGGCGCGGGCATCGTGGCCGAGAAGCTCATGGGCAAGGCCATCCGCACCCAGTTCCTGCAGTATTTCCCCGACCCCGAGAAAGCCAAAAAGCAGAAAGACAAGCCCAACCCCTACAAGCCCGTGCAGGACTGGTTTGGCTCCCGCACCATCGACCTGCTGCACGACGCCTCCGATGAAGAGTATCAGAAGGTGATGGGCGTGGTGCCCGGCCTGCGCGAGTTGGTGCAGCAAAGCGTGCCCGCCGAGCTAACCCAGGAAAACACCGCTTTCTGGATGGAGTTTGCCCTCCACGGCATGGCCGAAATGAGCCTCATTTCGCGCAACCGCCTCGCCGCCGGCGCCCAGTTCAAGGACCTGCTCAGCAGCATGTTCACCATGCCCAACTTCGGTGGCGACGATGACGACGATGACGAGGACTACCAGTCCTCGAAAAAGCGCAAGCGCAAGTAG
- a CDS encoding cytochrome c, with protein sequence MKKIFRVLGFTVAGVLFVVACAAAFVSVRGIPFYEAPKPQVANIDYTPVRVAQGQKIVNAMCADCHLSRETNALTGKFLPEIPEDFGKLYSANITQDKAHGIGAWTDAELVGLLRTGIGRDGRYRIVMPSFAHMSDEDVYSVIAYLRSNDAQVQPNPTPSHEQEPSFLAKALANTVMKPLPLPTQPVLAPSPTDAAAYGRYLVVGRYMCYDCHSKDFKTNNALEPEKSEGYLGGGNSFMTPDKKEIKSRNLTPDAETGIGDWTENQFVQAVRFGLSPHGPLNAPMPKFSLMDASEAKAIYAYLQTVPAIKHDIPLFGATASVATR encoded by the coding sequence ATGAAAAAAATATTTCGCGTCCTGGGCTTCACGGTAGCCGGGGTGCTGTTTGTGGTAGCCTGCGCGGCCGCTTTCGTGAGCGTGCGCGGCATTCCCTTCTACGAGGCGCCCAAGCCGCAGGTAGCCAACATCGACTACACGCCGGTACGGGTAGCGCAGGGCCAGAAAATCGTGAATGCCATGTGCGCCGACTGCCACCTGAGCCGCGAAACCAACGCGCTGACGGGTAAGTTTCTGCCGGAAATTCCCGAGGACTTCGGCAAGCTGTACTCAGCCAACATCACCCAGGACAAGGCCCACGGCATTGGTGCCTGGACGGATGCCGAGCTGGTGGGCTTGCTGCGTACCGGCATCGGCCGCGACGGGCGCTACCGCATCGTGATGCCCAGCTTCGCGCACATGTCGGATGAGGATGTGTACAGCGTTATTGCCTACCTGCGCTCCAACGACGCGCAGGTGCAGCCCAACCCCACGCCTTCACACGAGCAGGAGCCTTCTTTTCTGGCTAAGGCGCTGGCAAATACCGTGATGAAGCCCCTGCCTCTGCCTACCCAGCCGGTGCTGGCGCCCAGCCCCACCGATGCCGCCGCCTACGGGCGCTACCTGGTGGTGGGCCGCTACATGTGCTACGACTGCCACAGCAAGGACTTCAAAACCAACAATGCCCTGGAGCCCGAAAAATCGGAAGGCTACCTGGGCGGGGGTAACTCCTTCATGACCCCGGATAAAAAGGAAATCAAAAGCCGCAACCTCACCCCCGACGCCGAAACCGGCATCGGCGACTGGACGGAAAACCAGTTTGTGCAGGCCGTACGCTTTGGCTTGTCGCCGCACGGGCCACTGAATGCGCCCATGCCCAAGTTCTCGTTGATGGATGCAAGCGAGGCCAAGGCCATCTACGCCTACCTGCAGACGGTACCAGCCATCAAACACGATATTCCCCTCTTTGGGGCAACAGCCTCCGTGGCTACGCGTTAG
- a CDS encoding peptidylprolyl isomerase: protein MKTAEIHTSKGVMKVEFYEQDAPNTVKNFTDLAQKGFYDGLKFHRVIPNFVIQGGCPNSRDGASGAPGTGGPGYKIDCELKGGNQYHDRGVLSMAHAGRNTGGSQFFIVHSRDNTAHLDRNHTCFGKVVEGLDVIDQIKANDEIQKIVVSES from the coding sequence ATGAAAACCGCCGAAATCCACACCAGCAAAGGGGTAATGAAAGTTGAGTTCTATGAGCAGGACGCCCCCAACACCGTGAAAAACTTTACCGATCTGGCCCAGAAGGGATTCTACGACGGCCTGAAGTTTCACCGCGTAATTCCCAACTTCGTGATTCAGGGCGGCTGCCCCAACTCCCGCGACGGCGCCTCCGGCGCGCCCGGCACCGGCGGCCCCGGCTACAAAATCGACTGCGAACTGAAGGGCGGCAACCAGTACCATGACCGCGGCGTGCTGAGCATGGCCCACGCCGGCCGCAACACCGGGGGCTCCCAGTTCTTCATCGTGCACTCGCGCGACAACACCGCCCACCTCGACCGCAACCACACCTGCTTCGGCAAAGTGGTGGAAGGCCTGGACGTAATTGACCAGATCAAAGCCAACGACGAGATTCAGAAAATCGTGGTAAGCGAGTCGTAA
- a CDS encoding peroxiredoxin has translation MAVLVGKRAPSFKATAVIDGEFEEDFSLDRYLGKKHVIFYFYPADFTFVCPTEIIAFQDRLADFEAKGVAIVGCSTDTHFSHFAWLQTPRDNGGIQGVTYPLVADASKTIAANYDVLGGHYDYNEAGEMTFVGSPLAYRGLFLIDKDGIVRHQVVNDGPLGRSIDEAMRMVDALQYFEVKGEVCPANWEEGKEAMSATREGVASYLGKHAAH, from the coding sequence ATGGCAGTTCTCGTAGGTAAACGCGCTCCTTCTTTCAAAGCTACCGCCGTCATCGACGGGGAATTCGAGGAGGATTTCTCCCTCGACCGGTACCTGGGCAAGAAGCACGTTATCTTCTACTTCTACCCCGCCGACTTCACGTTCGTGTGCCCCACCGAAATCATTGCGTTCCAGGACCGTCTGGCCGATTTTGAGGCCAAGGGCGTGGCCATCGTGGGTTGCTCTACCGATACGCATTTCTCCCACTTTGCCTGGCTGCAGACCCCGCGCGACAACGGCGGCATCCAGGGGGTAACGTACCCGCTGGTGGCCGATGCCTCCAAAACCATTGCCGCCAACTACGACGTACTGGGCGGCCACTACGACTACAACGAAGCCGGCGAAATGACCTTCGTAGGCTCGCCCCTGGCGTACCGAGGGCTGTTTCTGATTGACAAAGACGGCATCGTGCGCCACCAGGTAGTAAACGACGGCCCGCTGGGCCGCAGCATCGACGAGGCCATGCGCATGGTGGATGCCCTGCAGTACTTCGAGGTGAAAGGCGAAGTTTGCCCTGCCAACTGGGAAGAAGGCAAAGAGGCCATGTCGGCCACCCGCGAAGGCGTAGCCAGCTACCTCGGCAAGCACGCCGCCCACTAA
- a CDS encoding GNAT family N-acetyltransferase: protein MLLRRATAADAVGIGQLFYDTITEINAAYYSPEQVGAWRGGWQNLAGWQATIQAQHFLVAEADGALAGFASLAPDGYLDFLFVSARHQRQGVARLLLHALLAEATRLELTLVYTDASRTAQPFFAHYGFQVEREQHPVVRGVALLNYRMVRPVAAPKPDTAF, encoded by the coding sequence ATGCTACTCCGCCGGGCCACGGCTGCTGATGCCGTCGGCATTGGGCAGCTGTTTTATGACACCATCACCGAAATAAATGCCGCCTACTACTCGCCGGAGCAGGTGGGAGCGTGGCGTGGCGGCTGGCAGAACCTAGCTGGCTGGCAAGCTACAATCCAGGCTCAGCATTTTCTGGTAGCTGAGGCCGATGGAGCCCTGGCGGGTTTCGCGTCCCTGGCTCCGGATGGCTACCTGGATTTTCTGTTCGTGAGTGCGCGGCATCAGCGCCAGGGCGTGGCCCGCCTGCTCCTGCACGCGCTGCTGGCCGAGGCCACCAGGCTGGAGTTGACGCTGGTATACACCGATGCCAGCCGCACGGCTCAGCCTTTTTTCGCTCATTACGGTTTTCAGGTGGAGCGGGAGCAGCACCCGGTGGTGCGGGGCGTGGCCCTGCTGAACTACCGCATGGTGCGCCCGGTTGCTGCCCCTAAACCCGATACTGCTTTTTAA
- the rsgA gene encoding ribosome small subunit-dependent GTPase A, giving the protein MTGTIVKSTGSWYLVRETGMGQLHRCRLRGKFKHKGLKVSNPLAVGDQVDFTVEEQTEGAGVIHHIEPRRNYIIRRSVHKTEHAHIVAANLDQALLVVTLVSPATSFGFIDRFLVTAEAYHIPVTLIFNKVDLYDEDLTDYQEQIAEMYQRVGYPSLRSSAHTGQGIADVDALLDGKVSLLSGHSGVGKSTLINALVPDLELKTAEISAFSDKGVHTTTFAEMLEVRPGTYLIDTPGIKELGLVDMKAGELAHYFPEMRALLNQCRYHNCQHLHEPCCAVREAVDQGRIALPRYDSYVSMQQAEDNRK; this is encoded by the coding sequence ATGACTGGAACCATCGTTAAATCTACCGGCTCCTGGTACCTGGTGCGCGAAACCGGCATGGGGCAGCTGCACCGCTGCCGGCTGCGCGGCAAGTTCAAGCACAAGGGGCTGAAGGTGAGCAACCCGCTGGCGGTGGGCGACCAGGTAGACTTCACGGTGGAAGAGCAGACCGAAGGTGCGGGCGTGATTCACCACATCGAGCCGCGCCGCAACTACATCATCCGCCGCTCGGTGCACAAGACGGAGCACGCCCACATTGTGGCCGCCAACCTGGACCAGGCCCTGCTGGTGGTCACGCTGGTGTCGCCGGCTACGTCGTTTGGGTTTATCGACCGGTTTCTCGTCACAGCCGAGGCTTACCACATTCCGGTTACGCTCATCTTCAACAAGGTAGACCTCTACGATGAAGATCTGACCGATTACCAGGAGCAGATTGCCGAAATGTACCAGCGCGTGGGCTACCCCAGCCTGCGCAGCTCGGCCCATACCGGCCAGGGCATAGCCGATGTGGATGCTCTGCTTGACGGGAAAGTGTCGTTGCTCTCGGGCCACTCGGGCGTGGGCAAAAGCACGCTCATCAACGCGCTGGTGCCCGACCTGGAGCTGAAAACCGCCGAAATCAGCGCGTTTTCCGACAAAGGCGTACATACCACCACTTTCGCCGAAATGCTGGAAGTACGCCCCGGCACCTACCTTATCGACACGCCTGGTATCAAAGAGCTGGGCCTGGTGGATATGAAGGCCGGCGAGCTGGCCCACTACTTCCCCGAAATGCGCGCCCTGCTCAACCAGTGCCGCTACCACAACTGCCAGCACCTGCACGAGCCCTGCTGCGCCGTGCGCGAGGCCGTAGACCAGGGCCGCATTGCCCTCCCCCGCTACGACAGCTACGTGAGTATGCAGCAAGCCGAGGACAACCGGAAGTGA
- a CDS encoding Fur family transcriptional regulator has product MSHSSDHTHAAAPLPTAEELRGRLTQAGLRATRQRLVILESLLVLPGHPTAEQVHRRVAEVAPSISLGTVYKALDSFVEAGLTRRVASAEGASRRYDADCTEHHHLFCTDTQEIIDYCDPQLDELIRGFFAAKGLQNFQPHSFSLHITGNKVTCDR; this is encoded by the coding sequence GTGAGCCATTCTTCTGACCATACACATGCGGCGGCCCCGCTGCCCACAGCTGAGGAGCTGCGCGGCCGGCTAACACAGGCAGGCCTGCGGGCCACGCGCCAGCGCCTCGTTATTCTGGAAAGTCTGCTGGTGCTGCCTGGCCACCCTACGGCCGAGCAGGTACACCGACGCGTAGCTGAGGTCGCGCCTTCTATTTCCTTGGGCACGGTGTACAAGGCGCTGGATTCTTTCGTGGAGGCCGGTCTCACGCGGCGCGTAGCCTCGGCCGAGGGTGCTTCCCGCCGCTACGACGCCGACTGCACCGAACACCACCACCTGTTCTGCACCGACACCCAGGAAATCATCGACTACTGCGACCCGCAGCTGGATGAGCTGATCCGCGGGTTCTTTGCCGCCAAAGGCTTGCAGAACTTCCAGCCCCACTCCTTTTCCCTGCACATCACCGGCAATAAGGTAACATGTGACAGGTGA
- a CDS encoding sensor histidine kinase: protein MARLITKQHLTHLLIHVGVWAGLLFLPWMLLASSSGPTPHFNLGRTLWPATKMALLFYVNYWVLIPKLLARRRFAAYFAAVVALLFICTLPMSAHWVGIGSTPPPRPGLTVADQHRFRAVILLVNVLVWLVSSGLRITGEWFENERQRRQMQSDKLEAELAFLKSQVSPHFLFNTLNNIYSLAQLKSDDAPEAILKLSHLMRYMLYEADTPRVALAKEVEYVQNYVDLQRLRLDEDVLISFHQEGQLAGRLIEPMLLIPFVENAFKHGVSYRHPSAIRMELHVTTTELRFRVHNRRFPQAPRPDQPRDSGVGLHNVEQRLALLYPGRHELRIEPTADDFTITLTLALPHAPLPLS, encoded by the coding sequence ATGGCCCGGCTTATCACCAAGCAACACCTCACGCACCTGCTCATCCACGTGGGGGTGTGGGCGGGGCTGCTGTTTCTGCCCTGGATGCTGCTGGCCTCGTCTTCCGGCCCCACCCCGCACTTCAATCTGGGGCGTACGCTGTGGCCGGCCACCAAAATGGCCCTGCTGTTCTACGTGAACTACTGGGTGCTCATTCCGAAGCTGCTGGCGCGGCGGCGGTTTGCGGCCTACTTCGCGGCTGTGGTGGCGCTTCTGTTCATTTGTACCCTGCCTATGTCGGCGCACTGGGTAGGCATTGGCAGCACGCCGCCCCCGCGCCCCGGGCTCACCGTGGCCGACCAGCACCGTTTCCGGGCCGTTATTCTGCTGGTGAACGTGCTGGTGTGGCTGGTGAGCAGCGGGCTGCGCATCACGGGTGAGTGGTTTGAGAACGAGCGGCAGCGGCGCCAGATGCAGAGCGACAAGCTGGAAGCCGAACTGGCCTTCCTGAAGTCGCAGGTGAGCCCGCACTTTCTGTTCAACACGCTCAACAACATCTACTCCCTGGCCCAGCTGAAGTCCGACGACGCACCCGAGGCCATTCTCAAACTTTCCCACCTGATGCGCTACATGCTCTACGAGGCCGACACGCCCCGCGTGGCCCTGGCCAAGGAGGTGGAGTATGTGCAGAACTACGTGGACCTGCAGCGCCTGCGCCTGGACGAGGACGTGCTCATCAGCTTCCACCAGGAAGGCCAGCTGGCCGGGCGCCTCATTGAGCCCATGCTGCTGATTCCGTTCGTGGAAAATGCCTTCAAGCACGGCGTGAGCTACCGCCACCCCTCGGCCATCCGCATGGAGCTGCACGTAACGACTACGGAGCTGCGCTTCCGGGTGCACAACCGCCGCTTTCCGCAGGCGCCCCGCCCCGACCAGCCGCGCGACTCGGGCGTGGGCCTGCACAACGTGGAGCAGCGCCTGGCTTTGCTGTACCCCGGCCGCCACGAGCTGCGCATCGAGCCCACTGCCGACGACTTTACCATCACCCTTACCCTTGCCCTACCCCATGCTCCGCTGCCTCTTAGTTGA
- a CDS encoding fasciclin domain-containing protein has product MNKITRSAALAFCATSLLLAGCGTDQPTTEATTDPEGMTLQDSAAMSTDSARMGKAQGVEVGGARMTPDKDLVANAISSKEHTTLVSAVQAAGLAETLKGPGPYTVFAPSNAAFNNLPYGAVAGLMRPESKEKLQGVLKYHVIPSRIMAADLRDGQQLTTLSGDKIKVSVKDGKVKINNANVTISDVVSSNGITHVIDQVLLPPAE; this is encoded by the coding sequence ATGAACAAGATTACGCGTAGCGCGGCCCTGGCTTTCTGCGCCACCAGCCTGCTGCTGGCTGGCTGCGGCACCGACCAGCCCACCACCGAAGCCACCACCGACCCCGAGGGCATGACCCTGCAGGACTCCGCTGCCATGAGCACCGACTCGGCCCGCATGGGCAAGGCGCAGGGGGTGGAAGTAGGGGGCGCCCGCATGACGCCCGATAAGGACTTGGTGGCCAACGCCATCAGTTCTAAGGAGCATACCACGCTGGTTTCGGCCGTGCAGGCCGCCGGGCTGGCCGAAACGCTTAAAGGCCCTGGGCCCTACACGGTTTTTGCGCCCTCCAACGCAGCCTTCAACAACCTGCCCTACGGTGCTGTGGCCGGCCTGATGCGCCCCGAAAGCAAGGAAAAGCTTCAGGGTGTGCTTAAGTACCACGTCATCCCCAGCCGCATCATGGCCGCCGACCTGCGCGACGGGCAGCAGTTGACCACCCTAAGCGGCGACAAGATCAAAGTGTCGGTGAAGGATGGCAAGGTGAAAATCAACAATGCCAACGTTACCATCTCCGACGTGGTATCCAGCAACGGCATCACCCACGTCATCGACCAGGTACTGCTGCCACCAGCGGAGTAA